A stretch of the Thalassotalea euphylliae genome encodes the following:
- a CDS encoding TM2 domain-containing protein, with the protein MSMEQLKLEEDELRKEIAALPTELKKLYFRTEEQRIKDPDTYAVLNYFFLAGLHHFYLGKNLFGALNLLAMLLGIIFFEFGGWVLFILVIVIELPQLFRSQSIVQKYNNGVMRNTLSELTSEQP; encoded by the coding sequence ATGAGCATGGAACAATTAAAATTAGAAGAAGACGAGCTGCGCAAAGAAATTGCAGCCTTGCCAACAGAACTAAAGAAATTATACTTCCGCACAGAAGAGCAGCGGATTAAAGACCCCGATACTTATGCCGTACTAAATTATTTCTTCCTTGCTGGTTTGCATCATTTTTACTTGGGTAAAAACCTGTTTGGTGCACTGAACTTACTGGCAATGTTACTTGGTATTATATTTTTTGAATTCGGCGGTTGGGTGCTATTTATATTAGTGATTGTTATTGAATTACCGCAGTTATTTAGAAGCCAATCGATTGTGCAAAAATATAATAACGGGGTAATGCGAAACACCCTTAGTGAACTAACCAGCGAACAACCATGA
- a CDS encoding GNAT family N-acetyltransferase: MSQATDLIHFFHKRFTDATGIRWGIRLKQSNQLIGTCGFNSWSPAMKNGVIGYDLHPKFWRQGLAFEAVQAIMKAAFLGELACGAIHRIQADTVPGNSASEALLEKLGFKLEGIRRESGYWKGQFHDLKCFGLLATEYSMN, from the coding sequence ATTTCACAAGCGACCGATCTTATTCATTTTTTCCACAAACGTTTTACTGACGCTACCGGTATTCGCTGGGGGATCAGGTTAAAACAGTCAAACCAACTTATTGGTACTTGCGGCTTTAATTCATGGAGTCCCGCGATGAAAAACGGGGTAATAGGTTACGACTTACACCCTAAGTTCTGGCGACAAGGGTTAGCTTTCGAAGCGGTGCAAGCGATTATGAAAGCGGCATTTTTAGGCGAGCTCGCGTGTGGCGCAATTCATCGCATTCAAGCAGATACAGTACCGGGTAATTCCGCGTCTGAAGCATTACTTGAAAAGCTAGGCTTTAAACTGGAAGGTATACGTAGAGAAAGTGGTTACTGGAAAGGGCAGTTTCACGATTTGAAATGCTTTGGCTTATTGGCAACAGAATACTCTATGAATTAG
- a CDS encoding M48 family metallopeptidase gives MKLSEKQQQWLFIAIAVLLGLSVVGYRAYTALLPAASTYIAEKIPESVYQTIGESSLESFDESEFLPSKLAAEQQESVRTSYQELLKNLSLSIEDYPLHFRYWDDQMNAFALMDGSIIVTDSLVAKLETEQQLMAVLLHEVGHVQHNHLMENTIRVSLFYITMSLMFGDVGVVSDLLIEGSTLGLNLSYSRDFEKEADAYAAQKLEELYGSNEAMIEALDILYEQKDLETFHWASTHPTFAERKTSIENLAND, from the coding sequence ATGAAGCTAAGTGAAAAGCAGCAACAATGGCTATTTATTGCTATTGCAGTTTTACTGGGTTTGTCAGTCGTCGGTTATCGTGCCTATACCGCGTTATTGCCTGCCGCCTCCACTTACATTGCCGAAAAAATACCTGAGTCGGTTTATCAAACCATTGGTGAATCGTCGTTGGAGAGTTTTGACGAATCAGAGTTCTTACCAAGTAAGCTAGCCGCAGAGCAACAAGAAAGCGTGCGTACAAGCTATCAGGAATTACTGAAAAATTTGTCGCTGTCGATAGAAGATTATCCACTCCATTTTCGCTATTGGGACGATCAAATGAATGCCTTTGCGCTCATGGATGGCTCTATTATTGTTACTGATTCACTCGTTGCTAAATTAGAAACTGAGCAACAGTTGATGGCTGTTTTATTACATGAAGTAGGGCATGTGCAGCATAATCATCTGATGGAAAACACTATTCGTGTATCGCTGTTTTACATAACCATGTCACTCATGTTTGGTGACGTTGGTGTTGTTAGTGATTTGCTAATCGAGGGTTCTACTTTAGGCCTCAATTTATCTTATTCCAGAGATTTTGAGAAAGAAGCGGATGCATACGCAGCTCAGAAGCTTGAAGAGCTCTATGGCAGTAATGAAGCGATGATTGAAGCGCTTGACATTCTTTATGAGCAAAAAGATCTAGAAACTTTTCATTGGGCGAGCACGCACCCAACCTTTGCAGAGCGTAAAACCAGCATTGAGAATTTGGCTAATGATTGA
- the fur gene encoding ferric iron uptake transcriptional regulator, translating to MSEQNEELKRAGLKITLPRVKILTILQDPNNQHISAEDVYKILLEQQEEIGLATVYRVLNQFDDAGIVTRHHFEGGKSVFELSHKKHHDHLVCLKCGKVIEFEDDTIEQRQLDIAKENKIKLTNHSLYLYGECEDETACEAYRKSQH from the coding sequence ATGTCAGAACAAAACGAAGAGCTAAAACGTGCAGGGCTAAAGATTACCTTACCTCGTGTAAAAATCTTAACCATACTGCAAGATCCAAACAATCAGCATATTAGTGCCGAAGACGTGTACAAAATATTGCTGGAACAACAAGAAGAAATTGGCTTAGCTACAGTTTACCGCGTACTTAACCAATTCGATGACGCTGGTATTGTTACTCGCCATCATTTCGAAGGTGGTAAATCAGTATTCGAATTATCACATAAGAAACACCATGACCACTTAGTGTGCTTAAAGTGTGGCAAAGTGATTGAGTTTGAAGACGATACTATCGAACAACGCCAACTAGATATCGCTAAAGAAAACAAAATTAAGCTGACTAACCATAGCTTATATTTATACGGTGAATGTGAAGACGAAACTGCTTGTGAAGCATATCGTAAATCACAACACTAG
- a CDS encoding DUF4442 domain-containing protein: MNLMYSRPWLFKLLINIWPPLFFARIKLEYMSDDFREARVSMKLSAWNRNGVGTLFGGALFSMTDPFYMLMLMARMRQQYLIWDKCADIDFIKSGKGRVYAEFIITDQLLEDIEKHTANGDKYLPEVVTYIKDEAGDVVAKVNRTLYIRRKKRFRND, from the coding sequence ATGAATTTAATGTATTCTCGACCTTGGCTATTTAAATTACTGATTAATATCTGGCCGCCGCTGTTTTTTGCCCGAATTAAGCTCGAATATATGAGTGATGACTTTCGCGAGGCGCGTGTCTCAATGAAATTATCTGCCTGGAATCGCAATGGTGTCGGTACTTTATTTGGTGGTGCGCTGTTTTCGATGACAGACCCATTTTACATGTTGATGTTAATGGCAAGAATGCGTCAGCAGTATTTGATTTGGGATAAATGTGCAGATATAGATTTTATCAAGTCAGGAAAAGGACGCGTATATGCTGAATTTATCATTACTGATCAATTGCTTGAAGATATCGAAAAACACACAGCTAATGGTGATAAGTATTTGCCTGAGGTGGTCACTTATATTAAAGATGAAGCAGGTGACGTTGTCGCTAAGGTTAATCGCACTTTGTATATTCGTCGTAAAAAACGATTTCGCAATGACTAG
- a CDS encoding DUF4177 domain-containing protein — MSKYNEYKVIHVVEGGCGTLFLGASGLPLKKLESTLNKEAADGWQVVFQVIENKRFWLFWSREAVIVTLGR; from the coding sequence ATGAGCAAATACAATGAATATAAAGTCATCCATGTCGTTGAGGGTGGCTGTGGAACACTCTTCTTAGGCGCCAGTGGCTTGCCTCTTAAAAAACTTGAATCTACCTTAAACAAAGAAGCTGCAGATGGCTGGCAGGTGGTTTTTCAAGTTATCGAAAATAAACGTTTTTGGTTATTCTGGTCACGTGAGGCTGTGATCGTAACACTTGGTCGGTAG
- a CDS encoding methyl-accepting chemotaxis protein, with amino-acid sequence MQLTIAQKIYAAIILTSVTLLATTIAFFYHDEKALAEELIEQNLASTAQNYFDSVNTMMLTGTTANRQIVQNKLKEQDGIIEARIIRAPKVVQVYGAGFADQQVESDIDRQGLAGEQITQISQKDGRHVMEYVMPISASENYRGTNCLGCHQAQEGEILGAVKISYDLTKLDKKIKSSLYRASFIQVLISVVGFGALGWVVYKLVIFRLRRLRNNINNVADNLDLSNTIKVHHDDELGAVSSALNHLVINFRSSFETVSSATEKMISSAKEVDDISDISKSAVLSQKRATESVATAINELDVSASEIENNATQTAHKSVETKDISEQGHNLAQQANAGINQLKNEIADNAQMIEQLNAQTKEVNVVLDMITGIAEQTNLLALNAAIEAARAGEQGRGFAVVAEEVRSLAMRTQDAIGQIQETITSLQSNAAQAVDSMTKTSEQAQLKAEDVDNVSQLLVQITEHIHALDDMNCQIDNAAKQQNLAAEEINQHIVNIKDIAEQSSEDVIRGKSVSVHLLELAYELEEQVKRFKLN; translated from the coding sequence ATGCAACTTACTATCGCCCAAAAGATTTATGCCGCGATCATCTTAACCAGTGTGACTTTGCTGGCCACGACAATCGCCTTTTTCTATCACGATGAAAAAGCCCTGGCAGAAGAGTTAATTGAACAGAACTTGGCAAGTACCGCACAAAACTATTTCGACTCAGTGAACACTATGATGCTGACCGGCACCACCGCCAACAGGCAAATAGTGCAAAACAAGTTGAAAGAGCAAGACGGTATTATTGAAGCGCGGATTATTCGCGCGCCCAAGGTTGTCCAAGTTTATGGTGCAGGCTTTGCCGACCAACAGGTTGAATCTGACATAGATCGCCAAGGTTTAGCTGGCGAGCAAATCACACAGATTTCGCAAAAAGACGGCCGTCATGTGATGGAATACGTCATGCCGATCAGCGCCAGCGAGAATTATCGCGGTACCAATTGTTTAGGCTGTCACCAAGCACAAGAAGGTGAAATTTTAGGTGCGGTTAAAATTAGCTATGACTTAACCAAACTCGATAAGAAAATTAAAAGTTCACTTTATCGCGCTTCATTTATTCAAGTACTTATTTCCGTTGTCGGCTTCGGCGCGCTGGGTTGGGTTGTCTACAAACTAGTGATTTTCCGTTTACGACGCCTGCGCAACAACATCAATAACGTGGCTGACAACTTAGACTTAAGTAACACCATTAAAGTGCATCATGACGATGAATTAGGTGCCGTAAGTAGTGCACTTAACCACCTCGTAATCAACTTTAGAAGCAGTTTTGAAACGGTTTCTAGCGCGACGGAAAAAATGATTTCTTCAGCTAAAGAAGTTGATGATATTTCAGATATCAGTAAATCGGCTGTATTGTCACAGAAACGTGCAACAGAATCGGTTGCCACCGCGATTAATGAGTTAGACGTTTCTGCTTCAGAAATTGAAAATAACGCGACCCAAACCGCGCACAAATCTGTTGAAACCAAAGACATTTCAGAGCAAGGTCACAACCTAGCGCAACAAGCTAACGCCGGTATTAACCAACTCAAAAATGAAATTGCTGATAATGCGCAAATGATTGAGCAGCTAAACGCACAAACCAAAGAGGTTAATGTAGTTTTAGACATGATCACAGGTATTGCTGAGCAAACCAACCTACTGGCACTTAACGCTGCGATTGAAGCGGCGCGAGCCGGTGAGCAAGGCAGAGGTTTTGCCGTAGTTGCCGAGGAAGTCCGTTCGTTGGCAATGCGCACGCAAGACGCGATTGGTCAAATTCAAGAGACCATTACCAGCTTACAATCAAATGCCGCGCAAGCTGTCGATTCAATGACTAAAACTAGTGAGCAAGCACAATTGAAAGCGGAAGATGTTGATAATGTGTCGCAATTACTTGTCCAGATAACCGAGCATATTCATGCTCTTGATGACATGAATTGCCAAATCGACAATGCTGCGAAGCAGCAAAACTTAGCGGCTGAAGAAATTAACCAACACATCGTCAACATTAAAGATATTGCCGAGCAATCAAGTGAAGATGTGATCCGCGGTAAATCAGTCAGTGTGCACTTGCTTGAACTTGCTTACGAATTAGAAGAACAAGTGAAACGCTTTAAGCTAAATTAG